Proteins co-encoded in one Coxiella burnetii genomic window:
- a CDS encoding encapsulin-associated ferritin-like protein — translation MTSENYHEPIDELSDESREMHRAIVSLMEELEAVDWYQQRIDACHDKELADILAHNRDEEKEHAAMVLEWIRRHDPVFDKELREYLFTDKPIVDHHSGE, via the coding sequence ATGACTAGCGAAAATTACCATGAGCCAATAGATGAATTAAGCGATGAATCACGGGAAATGCACCGGGCAATTGTTTCCCTTATGGAGGAATTGGAGGCAGTGGATTGGTATCAACAACGCATTGATGCCTGCCACGATAAGGAATTAGCCGACATATTAGCCCACAATCGTGATGAAGAGAAAGAACACGCCGCGATGGTGCTAGAATGGATTCGTCGACACGACCCTGTATTCGATAAAGAGCTGCGAGAATATCTTTTTACAGATAAGCCTATTGTGGATCACCACTCGGGTGAATAA
- a CDS encoding PAS domain-containing protein — MAMNSMKESVRKKLMESQQAQFEHLIDRADDLVVIVNPDYSIIDLNNAAEQFYQCKREAVIGRNLFEIAVEEEWQLPASLLTHRRSIKRISWSVVSLPPRYGQKGYMLTGQVISKSVNASQIFLENILYNIPQYILWKDRNFVYLGCNHNFAKLVGFETPESIIGKTDFDLWRSQGANSIRPTDVEVLEGKQLVDVEQSLSLPNGKEGVFLISKVPLRDERNEIIGILVVGTDITERKQNEQKLIEAKLQAELSDRAKSEFIANISHDLRTPINGILGIAQIFNMHEHTKKQEPLINDLSASANLLLGLVEDILDFARLEVGKLELKYSTFNLRQLVTFLVKTFSFQTQQKQIKINVYYDASLPDSIVSEPNYIRRIFLNLIGNAVKFTEKGQIDVTVNLEGNKPAMLKILVKDTGIGIPKDKLNTIFDRFSRATPVYSSRYEGLGLGLSIIKRLLDNLGGEVHVSSIENEGSTFTLTIPCEIASLQSPREKEETQALDEGQRLKILKERKVRVLLIEDDKLSQNIEKIFLEEFGCKVDTASNAEEALVKFNESYELICTDIGLPDKDGYALVREIRQMANSHKPVPILAMTAHVFDREKNKCLEAGMNGFINKPVTVEEIRRALLDYLF; from the coding sequence ATGGCCATGAATTCTATGAAAGAAAGCGTACGCAAAAAATTAATGGAATCGCAGCAAGCGCAGTTCGAACATTTAATTGACCGAGCGGACGATCTTGTTGTTATTGTAAATCCTGATTATTCCATCATTGATCTTAACAACGCCGCAGAGCAATTCTACCAGTGTAAACGCGAAGCGGTTATCGGACGAAATTTATTTGAAATAGCCGTAGAGGAGGAATGGCAACTACCGGCTTCTTTGCTCACCCATCGACGTAGTATTAAACGCATTAGTTGGAGCGTGGTATCTTTACCACCGCGGTACGGGCAGAAGGGCTATATGTTGACGGGTCAAGTTATTTCTAAAAGCGTTAATGCTTCTCAGATTTTCTTAGAAAATATTCTCTACAACATTCCTCAATACATTTTGTGGAAAGATAGGAATTTTGTTTATCTTGGTTGTAATCATAACTTTGCAAAATTGGTGGGTTTTGAAACTCCCGAAAGTATTATTGGCAAAACCGATTTTGATTTATGGAGATCTCAAGGGGCAAATTCTATTCGCCCTACCGATGTGGAAGTTTTAGAAGGGAAACAATTAGTTGATGTCGAGCAATCTTTGTCGTTGCCAAATGGTAAGGAAGGCGTTTTTTTAATAAGTAAAGTTCCCTTGCGGGATGAGCGCAATGAGATCATCGGTATTCTCGTTGTAGGAACTGATATCACAGAAAGAAAACAAAATGAGCAAAAGCTCATTGAGGCAAAATTACAAGCTGAATTATCGGATCGAGCGAAGTCTGAATTTATTGCGAATATCAGTCACGATTTGCGAACTCCAATTAATGGAATTTTAGGAATCGCACAGATTTTCAATATGCATGAACATACAAAAAAGCAAGAACCGCTTATTAATGATTTGAGTGCGTCCGCCAATTTACTACTTGGATTGGTTGAAGATATTTTAGACTTCGCCCGACTTGAAGTAGGGAAATTGGAATTAAAATATTCAACTTTTAATTTAAGGCAATTGGTTACCTTTCTTGTAAAAACTTTTTCTTTCCAAACTCAACAAAAACAGATTAAAATTAATGTTTACTACGATGCGTCTTTGCCAGATTCTATTGTCAGCGAACCCAACTATATTCGGCGTATTTTTCTCAATTTGATTGGTAATGCAGTTAAATTTACTGAAAAAGGTCAGATTGATGTCACCGTTAATTTAGAAGGAAATAAACCTGCGATGTTAAAAATACTTGTCAAAGATACAGGTATTGGAATACCCAAAGATAAACTTAATACTATTTTTGATCGTTTCAGTCGAGCAACACCGGTATATAGTAGTCGATACGAAGGATTAGGCTTGGGTTTAAGCATCATAAAACGGCTTTTGGACAATCTCGGTGGTGAAGTTCACGTAAGTAGTATTGAAAACGAAGGTTCAACATTTACTCTTACTATCCCTTGTGAAATAGCATCTTTACAATCCCCGCGTGAGAAGGAAGAAACTCAAGCGCTTGATGAAGGACAAAGGCTAAAAATATTGAAGGAACGAAAAGTCCGTGTTTTATTAATTGAAGACGATAAATTATCACAAAATATCGAAAAAATATTTTTAGAAGAGTTTGGCTGTAAAGTTGACACCGCTTCAAACGCCGAGGAAGCTTTAGTAAAGTTTAATGAAAGCTATGAATTAATTTGTACGGATATTGGCTTGCCTGATAAAGACGGGTATGCTTTAGTTCGTGAAATTCGCCAAATGGCGAATAGCCACAAACCGGTTCCAATTCTAGCAATGACGGCGCACGTATTTGATCGGGAAAAAAATAAATGTCTCGAGGCCGGTATGAATGGTTTTATTAATAAGCCGGTAACCGTCGAAGAAATTAGAAGAGCACTTTTAGATTATCTATTCTAA
- a CDS encoding CBU_0635 family Dot/Icm T4SS effector, which translates to MREEKEEDVMYVALHESEGRPHAHFAPSLGVSDPYVAVFLSWVETAGIFDRSSSQSVKAKIIQALLYIVSFAGSAVTIELGWRFGDTAVGLLNKVFNKIFKTDVSFGDSEDWPSKFLGGIFAGASYITISGLCVFACHRLVKHWNARTSEKKLMEEDHRVVRSTLGGFNNFINAPASSLAQVLFSVKYLSSPWNAVFALSAFVSLTVLNREAFNELINRAVSWCFGDDHQIKEERHQLTTRFKRARQLQWTSEDRSTFFEPQIPLPEKLKYLWQKAGGQWEIIESPQSGAEEGTPLLSNASESSRDREWVNKIIKGTIVGMSPSPALVYALVVYEELNHRLGKGIAISAATLTGTGSFALFSVQMLKALYGEKSKVDKKVEYVSILMGFFATSPLLYVLMQYALDVPALWIFVPFLAIASTAVRSHGAKQLLDATIASWSEVSEEELFRKKISQLAEIFPKFSPIAVTKIHGFFSTPVDNDNDMPEPSDNRLMTLV; encoded by the coding sequence ATGCGAGAGGAAAAAGAGGAGGACGTTATGTACGTTGCCCTACACGAAAGTGAAGGACGGCCGCACGCTCATTTCGCTCCTTCACTAGGCGTAAGTGACCCTTATGTGGCCGTTTTTCTGAGTTGGGTAGAAACGGCAGGAATTTTTGATCGGTCCTCTTCGCAATCCGTGAAAGCAAAAATCATCCAGGCTCTTCTTTATATCGTTAGCTTTGCAGGGTCGGCCGTGACAATTGAATTAGGATGGCGTTTTGGTGATACAGCCGTGGGCTTATTAAATAAAGTGTTTAATAAAATATTTAAAACAGACGTTTCTTTCGGTGATTCTGAGGACTGGCCGTCGAAATTTTTAGGTGGTATTTTTGCTGGCGCCTCCTACATTACCATATCTGGTTTGTGTGTATTTGCTTGCCATAGGCTTGTTAAGCATTGGAATGCCCGAACAAGCGAAAAAAAACTCATGGAAGAGGATCATCGCGTTGTGAGGTCAACTTTAGGTGGTTTTAATAATTTTATTAATGCTCCGGCGAGTTCGCTGGCGCAAGTTTTATTCTCGGTGAAATATCTATCTTCTCCCTGGAATGCGGTTTTTGCGCTCTCTGCTTTTGTATCATTAACGGTTTTGAACCGCGAGGCTTTTAACGAACTGATTAACCGCGCGGTGAGTTGGTGTTTTGGGGATGATCATCAAATTAAGGAAGAACGCCACCAATTAACGACTCGTTTTAAAAGAGCGAGGCAATTGCAGTGGACGAGCGAAGACCGAAGTACTTTTTTTGAGCCTCAAATACCTTTGCCAGAGAAGTTAAAATACTTATGGCAAAAAGCGGGCGGACAATGGGAAATAATCGAATCTCCGCAAAGTGGGGCAGAGGAAGGAACTCCGTTGTTGTCAAACGCTTCCGAAAGCTCGCGCGATCGTGAATGGGTAAATAAAATTATTAAAGGGACCATCGTGGGCATGAGTCCTTCGCCTGCCTTGGTTTATGCGCTCGTTGTTTACGAAGAATTAAACCATCGTCTAGGGAAAGGAATTGCGATTTCAGCAGCAACTTTAACTGGGACAGGGAGTTTTGCATTATTTTCCGTTCAAATGCTAAAAGCTTTGTACGGTGAGAAATCAAAGGTTGATAAGAAAGTGGAATACGTATCAATTCTTATGGGTTTCTTTGCAACCAGTCCATTACTTTATGTTCTGATGCAATATGCATTGGATGTTCCAGCACTATGGATTTTTGTTCCGTTCTTAGCGATCGCTTCTACGGCAGTAAGAAGTCATGGTGCGAAACAATTGTTAGACGCAACGATTGCAAGCTGGAGTGAGGTTAGTGAAGAAGAACTTTTTAGGAAGAAAATTAGTCAACTTGCTGAAATTTTTCCTAAATTTTCTCCTATTGCTGTAACAAAGATCCATGGTTTCTTTTCAACGCCAGTTGATAACGATAATGATATGCCTGAACCTTCTGATAACCGTTTAATGACATTAGTTTAG
- a CDS encoding DMT family transporter produces the protein MDTDSVRNLRIGVLILIIAFLIGAVQNALIKSIRVNYPAIVIVFIQYAFCLLILLPSLFKHGFATMKSKHVGLLMLRSMMGIGYFFGMFYALKTVPLVDVTLLANTGPLWVPLICLLWEGVPISWRLYGGVIVGLIGVALVLMPNDRVFSVESLFALGSGLCLGFAMVAARWLSQTESAQRILIYYFLTATLATLPFAIMEWKAPTLFQWVILITNAILMLIQQQLIYLGCSRGPASQLSITTYSSVIFSVILGWIFWKENITLLTIAGILLVIFGSYQVVTTKPSEQRMLLRKKLI, from the coding sequence ATGGACACTGATTCAGTAAGAAATCTTCGAATTGGCGTTTTAATTTTAATAATTGCTTTTCTTATCGGCGCTGTACAAAATGCCCTGATTAAGTCTATTCGTGTCAATTATCCTGCTATTGTTATTGTTTTCATTCAGTATGCTTTTTGTTTGTTAATCCTTTTGCCTAGCCTTTTTAAACACGGTTTTGCAACGATGAAAAGTAAACACGTGGGTTTACTTATGCTGCGTTCTATGATGGGGATTGGATATTTTTTTGGAATGTTTTATGCGTTGAAAACCGTTCCTTTAGTTGATGTGACGTTGCTAGCGAATACGGGTCCTTTATGGGTGCCCTTAATTTGTTTGCTATGGGAAGGTGTGCCGATTAGTTGGAGACTTTACGGAGGGGTAATCGTTGGACTTATTGGCGTTGCCTTAGTGCTTATGCCTAATGATCGAGTCTTTTCCGTCGAATCATTGTTTGCATTAGGTTCAGGTTTGTGTTTAGGGTTTGCTATGGTAGCAGCCCGATGGTTATCGCAAACAGAATCAGCTCAACGCATATTAATTTATTATTTTTTAACAGCCACTTTAGCTACCCTACCGTTCGCTATTATGGAATGGAAAGCCCCCACCTTGTTTCAATGGGTAATTTTAATTACAAATGCAATTTTGATGCTTATCCAGCAACAGTTAATTTATCTGGGATGTAGCAGAGGGCCGGCGAGTCAATTGAGTATAACTACTTATAGTAGCGTTATTTTCTCGGTTATTTTAGGGTGGATATTCTGGAAAGAAAACATTACTCTACTGACAATAGCGGGAATTTTGCTGGTAATTTTTGGCAGTTATCAAGTTGTTACAACTAAACCCTCCGAACAAAGAATGCTTCTACGAAAAAAATTAATATAG
- a CDS encoding CBU_0637 family Dot/Icm type IV secretion system effector, which yields MKQKITNHFTSPTMMEPLVDTTSTADDFFEKLEKETIEIVMETPLIYQFDRLNDKQLQIFAQQFYYYGYHFPRFLGIIIWRSFDDKIRSSVASNLIDELGIISSENIDPEQSHINVFIQFAKAVGLNEADLKNSCPRDYTRETLNKIENLLVHAPFMEAMGCMSPGLENALSHYSYNIYKGLQNQHRFTEESLYHFKLHSVLDKEHGNNLKQSLLPHLKESKINRELLRKGALTAAKAQRDFFNGLQKDFSLL from the coding sequence GTGAAACAAAAAATTACTAATCACTTTACTTCTCCTACAATGATGGAACCGCTGGTAGATACAACGTCGACCGCCGATGATTTTTTTGAAAAATTGGAAAAAGAGACCATAGAAATTGTTATGGAAACTCCTCTGATTTATCAATTTGACCGTCTTAATGATAAACAGTTACAAATATTTGCCCAACAATTTTATTACTACGGCTACCATTTCCCCCGCTTTTTAGGGATTATTATATGGCGATCGTTCGATGATAAAATACGATCATCTGTCGCGAGTAATTTAATTGATGAGCTTGGTATCATCAGTTCGGAAAACATTGACCCTGAACAATCTCATATCAATGTGTTTATTCAATTTGCTAAAGCTGTTGGGCTCAACGAAGCTGATTTAAAAAACTCTTGTCCTCGTGATTATACCCGCGAAACTCTCAACAAGATCGAAAATTTACTCGTCCACGCTCCTTTTATGGAAGCTATGGGGTGTATGTCACCCGGCTTAGAAAATGCCCTAAGCCATTATAGTTACAACATTTATAAAGGATTACAAAATCAACACCGATTTACCGAAGAATCACTTTATCACTTTAAATTACATTCGGTTCTAGATAAAGAGCATGGAAACAACTTAAAACAAAGCTTACTCCCCCACTTAAAAGAAAGTAAGATAAATCGAGAATTATTACGAAAGGGTGCCTTAACGGCAGCAAAAGCCCAACGTGATTTCTTTAATGGCTTACAAAAAGATTTTAGTCTTCTGTAA
- a CDS encoding dihydrolipoamide acetyltransferase family protein, whose translation MKVFKLPDLGEGLPDATIREWYIAVGDEVKIDQPLVAMETAKALVDVPSPLAGKIEKLFGEVGDVIETGSPLIGFEGEAETEEPKDTGTVVGAIETSDTVLEESGAGIPVKKAAEKKNFKATPAVRMLAKQLGVDLTKITPKSSLISAEEVKQAAQITKTGKTQKIEGELTPLSPVRRAMAQSMSQSHREVVPVSLMDDGDLSAWKGEQDITLRIIRAIEAACQAVPIMNAHFDGETLGYKLNETINIGIAVDTPQGLYVPVLKDVSHQDDTALRNQINRFKELAQSRSFPPEDLRDATIMLSNFGAFAGRYANPILLPPMVTIIGVGRTRDEIVPVDGKPAVHRILPLSVTSDHRVITGGEIARFLKQLIDSLEKAS comes from the coding sequence ATGAAAGTTTTTAAATTACCTGATCTTGGAGAGGGATTGCCCGATGCCACCATTCGAGAATGGTATATCGCCGTGGGAGATGAAGTGAAGATCGACCAGCCTTTAGTGGCTATGGAAACAGCAAAAGCATTGGTGGACGTCCCCTCTCCCCTGGCTGGCAAGATCGAAAAGTTATTTGGTGAAGTTGGCGATGTTATTGAAACGGGAAGTCCCTTGATTGGATTTGAAGGCGAAGCTGAAACCGAAGAACCTAAAGATACCGGCACTGTCGTTGGAGCTATTGAAACAAGCGACACTGTTTTGGAGGAATCAGGCGCGGGTATCCCCGTTAAAAAAGCGGCTGAGAAAAAAAATTTTAAAGCCACACCCGCCGTTCGTATGTTAGCCAAACAATTGGGCGTTGATCTTACCAAGATCACACCTAAAAGCTCCCTAATTTCTGCCGAAGAAGTCAAGCAAGCCGCCCAAATTACCAAAACGGGTAAGACCCAAAAAATTGAAGGAGAACTAACACCGTTATCTCCCGTACGCCGGGCCATGGCCCAAAGCATGTCTCAATCCCATCGAGAGGTCGTTCCCGTGAGCTTAATGGATGACGGCGATTTATCTGCTTGGAAAGGCGAACAAGATATCACTCTGCGGATTATCCGCGCAATCGAAGCGGCTTGCCAAGCAGTGCCCATTATGAACGCTCATTTCGATGGTGAAACTCTGGGTTATAAACTGAATGAAACGATTAATATTGGAATAGCCGTGGATACTCCTCAAGGACTGTATGTTCCCGTATTAAAAGATGTCAGCCATCAGGATGACACGGCGCTTCGCAACCAAATTAATCGCTTCAAAGAACTCGCTCAAAGCCGCAGCTTCCCGCCGGAAGATCTGCGCGACGCTACGATCATGCTTTCTAATTTTGGCGCTTTTGCGGGACGTTATGCCAATCCTATTCTCTTGCCACCTATGGTGACCATTATCGGTGTTGGCCGCACCCGGGATGAAATCGTGCCTGTTGATGGCAAACCCGCTGTCCATCGGATATTGCCGCTTTCAGTAACAAGCGATCATCGAGTAATTACCGGGGGCGAAATCGCCCGGTTTTTGAAGCAGCTAATTGATTCGCTCGAAAAAGCTTCCTGA
- a CDS encoding alpha-ketoacid dehydrogenase subunit beta encodes MDKITLVEAVNQALSYEMAKDDSVIVLGEDVGINGGVFRATVGLVEKFGPQRVLDTPLAESMIAGISVGMAAQGLKPVAEFQFEGFIYSGLDHILSHAARLRNRTRGRLHCPIVYRAPFGGGIHAPEHHSESMEALFAHIPGVRVVIPSSPARAYGLLLASIRNPDPVLFFEPKRIYRLVKQKVPNDGKALPLDQCFLLREGGDITLVTWGAMIKETLEAAEQLKEQGIEAEVIDVATIKPIDMDTILQSVEKTGRCVIIHEAPLTGGVGAEIAAGIAEHGLLSLIAPVKRVAGYDTIMPYFKLEKKYMPSADRIIKTVQSLMEFS; translated from the coding sequence ATGGATAAAATCACACTGGTCGAAGCCGTCAATCAGGCTCTATCCTACGAAATGGCTAAAGACGACTCCGTTATCGTTCTCGGGGAAGATGTCGGCATTAATGGCGGGGTTTTCCGCGCCACCGTTGGGTTGGTAGAAAAGTTCGGGCCACAGCGCGTTTTGGACACGCCATTAGCCGAAAGCATGATTGCCGGTATTTCAGTGGGGATGGCGGCTCAAGGTTTAAAACCCGTCGCTGAATTTCAATTTGAAGGATTTATTTATTCGGGCCTCGATCATATCTTAAGCCACGCCGCCCGATTACGTAACCGAACCCGTGGACGGCTCCATTGCCCTATTGTGTATCGCGCCCCTTTTGGCGGTGGTATCCATGCTCCGGAGCATCACTCGGAAAGTATGGAAGCGCTTTTTGCGCACATTCCCGGCGTACGCGTCGTCATTCCTTCTTCACCCGCTCGGGCCTATGGTTTGCTATTGGCATCTATCCGCAACCCCGACCCTGTCCTTTTCTTTGAGCCCAAACGGATCTACCGATTAGTAAAACAAAAAGTTCCCAATGATGGGAAGGCGCTGCCGTTGGACCAATGCTTTTTATTACGTGAAGGTGGCGACATCACTCTCGTTACTTGGGGAGCAATGATCAAAGAAACATTGGAAGCGGCCGAACAATTGAAAGAGCAAGGTATCGAGGCTGAAGTCATCGATGTCGCTACGATCAAGCCAATTGATATGGATACGATATTGCAATCCGTCGAAAAAACCGGCCGCTGCGTTATCATTCACGAAGCTCCGCTTACCGGCGGGGTAGGCGCCGAAATCGCTGCAGGTATCGCTGAACACGGCTTGCTATCTCTAATAGCGCCCGTAAAGCGAGTCGCTGGGTATGACACGATAATGCCTTATTTTAAGCTCGAAAAAAAATACATGCCGAGCGCGGATCGAATTATTAAAACCGTCCAATCATTAATGGAGTTTTCTTAA
- the pdhA gene encoding pyruvate dehydrogenase (acetyl-transferring) E1 component subunit alpha, giving the protein MTPKTTTVANFTIRYLQFLDANSNPTQPFPDFADPDMLLYLYRRMALIRQLDNKAINLQRTGKMGTYPSSRGQEAVGIGMGSAMQKEDIFCPYYRDQGALFEHGIKLSEILAYWGGDERGSRYANPDVKDDFPNCVPIAGQLLHAAGVAYAVKYRKQARAVLTICGDGGTSKGDFYEAINLAGCWQLPLVFIINNNQWAISVARGEQTHCQTLAQKAIAGGFEGWQVDGNDVIAVRYAVSKALEKARDGGGPTLIEALSYRLCDHTTADDATRYIPQEEWKVAWQKEPIARLGYYLESQGLWSREKEAVLQKELAQEVDQVVEEFLTMPPPKATDMFDYLYAELPVSLEKQREELADNKPSHPSGREG; this is encoded by the coding sequence ATGACCCCAAAAACAACGACCGTCGCCAATTTCACCATACGGTATTTACAATTTCTTGATGCTAACAGCAATCCTACCCAACCCTTTCCCGACTTCGCCGATCCTGACATGCTGCTTTATTTATATCGTCGAATGGCGTTGATCCGCCAATTGGACAACAAAGCGATTAATTTGCAGCGAACCGGAAAGATGGGGACCTATCCTTCCTCCCGCGGACAGGAAGCGGTGGGCATCGGGATGGGAAGTGCCATGCAAAAGGAAGATATTTTTTGTCCTTATTATCGGGACCAAGGAGCGCTATTTGAACATGGGATCAAATTATCCGAAATTCTAGCCTATTGGGGGGGAGATGAACGGGGCAGCCGGTACGCGAATCCCGACGTTAAAGACGATTTTCCGAACTGTGTCCCTATCGCTGGGCAACTTCTTCACGCCGCGGGAGTAGCCTACGCGGTGAAATACCGCAAACAAGCGCGCGCAGTCCTGACCATCTGCGGGGATGGCGGTACTTCCAAAGGCGATTTTTACGAGGCCATCAATTTAGCCGGTTGTTGGCAGTTGCCTTTAGTCTTTATTATCAACAACAACCAATGGGCGATTTCAGTGGCTCGCGGCGAACAAACTCATTGCCAAACATTAGCTCAAAAAGCAATCGCCGGGGGATTTGAAGGGTGGCAAGTGGATGGAAACGACGTAATTGCAGTCCGCTATGCCGTCTCCAAAGCTTTAGAAAAAGCCCGCGATGGGGGAGGACCGACCCTAATTGAAGCACTCTCTTATCGGTTATGCGATCACACCACTGCCGATGATGCCACCCGGTATATTCCACAAGAAGAATGGAAAGTCGCTTGGCAAAAAGAACCTATCGCGAGGTTGGGGTATTACCTTGAGTCCCAAGGCCTTTGGTCACGAGAAAAAGAAGCCGTTTTACAAAAAGAACTTGCCCAAGAAGTTGACCAGGTGGTAGAAGAATTTTTAACTATGCCACCGCCTAAAGCCACGGACATGTTTGATTATCTTTATGCAGAACTTCCGGTATCGTTAGAAAAACAGCGGGAGGAATTGGCTGATAATAAACCCTCTCACCCTTCGGGGAGAGAAGGTTAG
- a CDS encoding Leu/Phe/Val dehydrogenase has product MLLLCQFFPRVFLEGFYFMPKTLAHHYSHEGLMRYARMLGFGDIHVKNDSKTGLQAIIAIHSTKRGPAIGGCRFFEYSSLGLALKDVIRLSYMMTLKAAVSDLPHGGAKAVILKPRVIPDREALFRSFGDFVHDMNGRYITAMDVGTTTDDMDIIAERTPHVIGAAGTDELQSDPSPFTSRGVFQGIKAAVKFKWERDDVEGLHIALQGAGKTAYYLAQLLHQHGATISICDPKPEATELFVKEFQATVVELENIYDVQCDIFSPCAVGGVINLNTLNRIKAPIIAGPANNQLAHRKYGAIAQQRGFLYAPDYVLNSGGLIQAASIHDYHNIEIANQLIEKLYDRLLELFERAAKENKPTTEVADLIAKEKLAATTDYLETV; this is encoded by the coding sequence TTGCTACTATTGTGTCAATTTTTCCCTAGGGTTTTTCTAGAAGGATTTTATTTTATGCCCAAAACATTGGCTCATCATTACTCGCATGAAGGGCTTATGCGCTACGCTCGAATGCTGGGTTTTGGTGACATCCACGTTAAAAACGATTCCAAAACGGGTTTACAAGCCATTATCGCTATTCATAGCACCAAACGCGGACCTGCTATCGGCGGTTGTCGCTTTTTTGAATATTCTTCCCTCGGGTTAGCGTTAAAAGACGTTATCCGTCTTTCTTACATGATGACCTTAAAGGCAGCCGTTTCCGACCTGCCTCACGGCGGGGCTAAAGCCGTAATTTTAAAACCTCGTGTTATTCCCGATCGAGAGGCTCTTTTTCGTTCTTTTGGTGATTTCGTTCATGACATGAACGGCCGCTACATCACTGCGATGGATGTTGGAACAACCACCGATGACATGGATATTATTGCGGAACGCACCCCTCATGTTATCGGTGCCGCAGGAACGGACGAGCTGCAAAGCGATCCCTCCCCTTTTACTTCTCGCGGCGTTTTTCAGGGCATTAAAGCAGCGGTTAAATTTAAATGGGAACGTGATGATGTTGAAGGCCTACATATCGCTCTCCAAGGGGCGGGAAAAACTGCTTATTATCTCGCACAATTGCTCCATCAACACGGCGCTACTATCTCCATTTGCGACCCAAAACCCGAAGCCACCGAGCTTTTTGTAAAAGAATTTCAGGCGACCGTAGTGGAACTGGAAAATATTTACGACGTCCAATGCGATATTTTTTCGCCTTGCGCGGTGGGCGGCGTTATCAATTTAAATACTTTAAATCGAATTAAAGCCCCTATTATTGCGGGTCCCGCCAATAATCAACTCGCGCACCGCAAATATGGTGCTATCGCGCAACAGCGGGGATTTCTCTACGCGCCTGATTACGTCCTCAATTCCGGGGGATTGATTCAAGCAGCCTCCATTCACGACTACCATAACATCGAGATCGCTAATCAACTCATCGAAAAACTGTACGACCGTCTTTTAGAATTATTTGAACGTGCGGCCAAAGAGAATAAGCCGACAACCGAGGTCGCTGATTTAATTGCCAAAGAAAAATTGGCCGCCACAACTGATTACTTGGAGACTGTATGA
- a CDS encoding glycerophosphoryl diester phosphodiesterase, with protein MPLHIKMKTTQLNLPKVIAHRGASLSAPENTVAALREAKRLGARWVEFDVRLTRDGQAIIFHDPWLGRTTNGRGMVSKAHYAHIAELDAGNWFNPQFANERVPTFAEYLKEAASLNLGVNIELKATPSHASDLAKQVFQELKEHWPVWLPKPLISSFSLACLRAMREQSDDCLLGYLPNRWRDNWEALLAANQCVSIHLNYKQLTAERIKMIKQTSYYLLAYTVNDSQLATDLLSQGVDAVVSDNPELLK; from the coding sequence ATGCCTTTGCATATTAAAATGAAAACCACCCAACTTAATTTACCAAAAGTAATTGCTCATCGGGGCGCATCATTGAGTGCCCCTGAAAATACGGTGGCAGCTCTTCGAGAAGCTAAGCGATTGGGCGCTCGATGGGTTGAGTTCGATGTGCGTTTAACGCGCGATGGGCAAGCGATTATTTTTCATGATCCCTGGTTAGGCCGCACGACCAACGGCCGAGGAATGGTTTCCAAAGCGCATTATGCCCATATTGCTGAGCTTGATGCCGGAAACTGGTTTAACCCCCAATTTGCCAATGAACGAGTGCCTACTTTTGCGGAATATTTAAAAGAAGCAGCTTCATTAAATTTGGGAGTTAACATAGAACTAAAAGCCACGCCTTCTCACGCATCTGATTTAGCCAAACAAGTGTTTCAAGAATTAAAAGAGCACTGGCCTGTTTGGCTACCAAAACCCTTAATTTCAAGCTTTTCTTTGGCCTGTTTGCGCGCGATGCGAGAACAAAGTGACGATTGTTTGTTAGGGTATCTTCCTAACCGATGGCGAGATAATTGGGAGGCGCTTTTGGCCGCTAATCAATGTGTGTCAATTCATCTGAATTATAAACAATTGACGGCTGAGAGAATTAAAATGATTAAACAAACGTCTTACTATTTGTTGGCTTACACAGTGAATGACAGCCAATTAGCAACCGATTTATTATCTCAAGGAGTCGATGCCGTTGTTAGCGATAATCCAGAGTTACTGAAATGA